Proteins from a single region of Antechinus flavipes isolate AdamAnt ecotype Samford, QLD, Australia chromosome 2, AdamAnt_v2, whole genome shotgun sequence:
- the LOC127548094 gene encoding prolyl-tRNA synthetase associated domain-containing protein 1 encodes MAGSELRAALEAQLRDLAIPTVSVEHPEVFTVEEMMPHIQHLKGAHSKNLFLKDKRKKNYWLVTVLHDRKINLNDLAKQLGVGSGNLRFADEISMLEKLKVGQGCATPLALFCDQGDVRFVLDSAFLEGGYEKVYFHPMTNTATMGLSPDDFLTFVKKTGHDPMILKFD; translated from the exons ATGGCAGGCTCCGAACTCCGCGCGGCGCTGGAGGCGCAGCTCCGAGATCTGGCCATTCCAACTGTGAGCGTGGAGCACCCCGAG gtatttacagttgaggaaatgatgCCGCATATCCAGCACTTGAAAGGGGCACACAGTAAAAACCTATTTCttaaagacaaaaggaagaagaattattGGCTGGTAACTGTTCTTCATGACAGGAAAATTAACCTGAATGATCTGGCCAAACAGCTCGGAGTTGGAAGTGGAAATCTGAGGTTTGCTGATGAAATTTCCATGCTAGAAAAACTAAAAGTTGGCCAGGGATGTGCCACACCCTTGGCTCTCTTCTGTGACCAGGGAGATGTCAGATTTGTTCTGGACTCTGCTTTCCTGGAAGGTGGATATGAAAAGGTGTACTTCCACCCAATGACAAATACAGCCACAATGGGATTGAGCCCTGATGACTTTCTCACTTTTGTGAAGAAGACTGGGCATGATCCTATGATATTAAAATTTGATTAA